One genomic window of Camelina sativa cultivar DH55 chromosome 5, Cs, whole genome shotgun sequence includes the following:
- the LOC104789704 gene encoding uncharacterized protein LOC104789704 produces MKNQKDQNSSLPSSSPSLTAKLLNAQYHHFLNLLSYSLILCCGIIIGILLHSSLQDFSSTSSLSIQRISQLFVVSSLPPPPPSPPPPSPPSDEPEHDGLEHFIKPPEKLMHDMEDEELLWRASMAPKIKNYPFPRTPKVAFMFMTKGHLPLARLWERFFRGHEDLFSIYVHSYPSYYQSDPENSVFHGRHIPSKRVDWGYVNMVEAEQRLLANALLDLSNERFVLLSESCIPLFNFTTVYSYLINSTQTHVESYDQLGGVGRGRYSPLMQPHVQLHHWRKGSQWFEMDRAMALEIISDRIYWPLFYSYCHHGCYADEHYIPTLLNIKSGLNRRNSKRTLTWVDWSKGGPHPNRFIRHEVTAEFMETLRSGGQCLYNGKVTNICYLFARKFLPTALDRLLRLSRTVLYF; encoded by the exons atgaagaaccaaaaggaTCAAAACTCATCATTGccatcttcatcaccatctcTAACAGCAAAGCTTCTCAATGCTCAATACCATCACTTCCTCAATCTCCTTTCGTATTCCCTTATCCTCTGTTGTGGAATAATCATTGGCATCCTTCTGCATTCATCTCTACAAGACTTCTCTTCTACGTCTTCACTCAG CATCCAACGCATCTCTCAGCTCTTCGTCGTctcctctcttcctcctcctcctccttctcctcctccaccttctcctccttctgatGAGCCCGAGCACGATGGGCTTGAACACTTTATTAAGCCACCAGAGAAGCTTATGCATGACATGGAAGACGAAGAGCTTCTATGGAGAGCTTCAATGGCACCTAAGATCAAGAATTACCCTTTTCCTCGAACACCAAAGGTTGCTTTCATGTTCATGACAAAGGGTCATTTACCTCTTGCACGTCTATGGGAGAGGTTCTTTCGCGGGCATGAAGATCTTTTTAGCATCTACGTTCACTCGTATCCTTCTTATTACCAGTCCGATCCCGAAAATTCCGTCTTCCATGGCCGCCACATTCCAAGCAAG AGAGTGGATTGGGGATATGTGAATATGGTGGAGGCAGAACAAAGATTACTAGCAAATGCTTTATTAGACCTATCAAACGAACGATTCGTACTTCTTTCCGAATCATGCATCCCTCTTTTTAACTTCACCACCGTGTACTCTTACCTCATTAACTCAACTCAAACTCACGTTGAGTCCTACGACCAACTTGGTGGCGTTGGACGTGGCCGATACAGCCCTCTAATGCAGCCACATGTCCAGCTACACCACTGGCGCAAAGGCTCCCAATGGTTCGAGATGGACCGTGCCATGGCCCTAGAGATCATCTCGGACAGAATCTATTGGCCTCTCTTTTACAGTTATTGTCACCACGGTTGCTACGCCGACGAGCACTACATCCCTACACTCCTAAACATCAAATCGGGCTTGAACCGACGCAACTCGAAACGGACTCTCACGTGGGTCGACTGGTCGAAAGGTGGGCCTCACCCGAATCGGTTTATTAGACATGAGGTAACTGCGGAGTTCATGGAGACCCTTAGGAGTGGTGGTCAGTGTCTCTACAATGGAAAAGTGACGAATATTTGTTACTTATTTGCTCGCAAGTTCTTGCCTACTGCTCTAGACCGGTTGCTCAGGCTCTCACGTACTGTTTTATATTTCTGA